The genomic DNA TATTAACATCATTACCAGACCGCCTGCAATCATAAGAAGTATTGCACTGGGTACAACGATGGTCCAGAACTTCACAACCGGTATGCTAATCGTATAATTTTTTTTCATCCAGAATCACCAATCTGTTTCGGTCTATTTTAATATACCCTTTTTTCTGTAATTGAGAGAGAATCCTCGATACTGTTTCACGGCTTGTACCCGCCATGTCTGCGATGCGCTGATGTGTCGGGCGGTTATGGACAATGATCATGTCCGCATACCGTTTCCCGTATTCCTGAGCCAACTGAAGCAGGACATCCGCAACTCTTCCATAAACACTCATAAGAGAGAGTGTGCTGATCTGGCGATTTGCTTTGCGGAGCCTTTTGGACATCACTTTTAGCATTTGGATAGCAATTTGGGGATATTTCTGAAGCATGGCGATAAATGTCGGACGATAGAGCATCAGAAGTGAACATTCATCTGCGGCAACAACCGATGCGCTTCGTGGCTCACCATCCAACACCGCCATCTCGCCGAAAAAATCTCCGGGATTCAACGTTGCCAGGATAGTCTCTTTGCCTTCTGATGTAATCACAACGACATTGACTTTCCCAGTCACAATAGTAAAAAAGCTATGACTTTCACTGTCTTCTTCATGAACGATTGTTTCTTTGGGCTTGAATTCCCGCAGAACCATAATTTTGCCGATCGCCTTTCGTTCTCTGAGCGAAAGGGTACTGAACAGGGGGACGCCGGTTAAAAAGGATTCGATCTCCTTTATTTCCACCTATTTCTCCTCGGTTAAATTTTCAAGCCGCGCAAGACGCTCCGATGCATCTTTACCAAACCGACCATGCTGACCGTCACTGCGAACAATCTTTTTATACAATGATCGCGCTTTGTCATACTCACCAAGACGTTCGTAAAGTCGTGCCGCTTCAAGTTCGCCGGTAATGCCCCATTTACCGATGCCCGAGTAAAGGTAGGGGACTTTCAGATATTCTGCAATGGCATTACGGTATTCACCGAGTTTTGCATGACAGGTAGCTATCCAGTAGAGAATTTCGGGTTTATCTTCTTTATTGGGATTTTTACCGGCTTTCTGAAAGTGAATCAGGGCTTCCTCAAAACGTGACGCCTGCACAAGGCAAAAACCGATTTTGAGGTG from Chitinivibrionales bacterium includes the following:
- a CDS encoding cyclic nucleotide-binding domain-containing protein, with product MEIKEIESFLTGVPLFSTLSLRERKAIGKIMVLREFKPKETIVHEEDSESHSFFTIVTGKVNVVVITSEGKETILATLNPGDFFGEMAVLDGEPRSASVVAADECSLLMLYRPTFIAMLQKYPQIAIQMLKVMSKRLRKANRQISTLSLMSVYGRVADVLLQLAQEYGKRYADMIIVHNRPTHQRIADMAGTSRETVSRILSQLQKKGYIKIDRNRLVILDEKKLYD